In Pseudomonas sp. PDNC002, the DNA window AAGCTCGCTCCTATAGGGCTCCTGCGACCTTCGTCGGCAATGCTGGGCGATGCGGCGCGGCTGAGGCACACTGGGCGTCCGTAACAAATTATTGCGCCTGCCTGGGCGCCGTGAGGTCTGAAATGCTCGCCAGTACCTGGTTCGCCTTCTTCATCGCCTGCTGGGTGATCAGCCTGTCACCCGGCGCCGGGGCCATCGCCTCCATGTCCTGCGGGCTGCAATACGGCTTCTGGCGTGGCTACTGGAATGCCCTGGGCCTGCAGATCGGACTCGCCCTGCAGATCGCCATCGTCGCCGCCGGGGTCGGCGCGCTGCTGTCGGCGTCGGCGGTAGCCTTCAGTGCGATCAAGTGGTTCGGCGTGGTCTACCTGGTCTATCTCGCCTATCGTCAGTGGACCGCTGCGCCGCAGGTGATGGCGGCGAGCGGTGAGCGCCCCATCGGGCGACCGTTGACCCTGGTCCTGCGTGGGTTCCTGGTCAACGCCAGCAACCCCAAGGCGGTGATCTTCATGCTCGCGGTGCTGCCGCAGTTCGTCGACCCGCATCGTCCGATGGCGATCCAGTACGTGATCATGGGCGCGACCATGATCACCGTGGATCTGATCGTCATGGCCGGCTACACCGGATTGGCCGCCCGTGTACTGCGTGCATTGCGTTCGCAGCGCCAGCAGCGGGTGATGAATCGTACTTTCGCCACGCTGTTCGTGGGCGCCGCCGCGCTGCTCGCCACCGTCCGCCGCGCCCCGGTCTGAGGGCGTTTGCGGGTATTCCGCGGGCGAGCCGGAGCGCCGTTGGGGGCGCTCCGGGCGCAACTGTGCGGGACATTGTCCTTGCATAGACGGAAACCTGAGGTGACAATTTAATCTCTTTCATTCTCATTTAACTTTCCGTATGCGCCCCTCCAAACTGTTTGTCTGGCTGATGCCGCTGTTCGGTCTCTTCAGCCTTGGAGCTCACGCCGACACGGCTGTCGACCCCGCTCAAGCTCTTCACCTGCTCAGCTACCTCGCCGCTGACTACCCCGCCACCGTCACCGATGGCAAGGTCGTCAATGACAGCGAATACAAGGAGCAGCTGGAGTTCGTCGGCAACCTCCACTCGCTGATCCTGACCCTGCCGGAGCGCGCCGAGCGTGCCGATCTGGAAAGGGATGCCGCCAGCCTCAAGCACGCCATCGAGCAGCGTCAGCCAGGCCGGCAGGTCGCCCAGCAGGCGCGGCACCTGGAGGCGCGCGTCGCCGATATCTACCAGGTGGTGCAGACCCCAGCGATCACGCCGGACCCGGCTCGTGGCGCCGAGGTGTACGCCCAGCAGTGCTCGATCTGCCACGGCGACGCCGGCAAGGGCGACGGCCCGGCAGGCATCGGCCTGGAGCCGCCGCCGGCGAACCTGACCGACCGCGCGCGCCTGGACCAACTGAGCCTGTACGACCTGCGCAACGTCATCGGCCTGGGTGTTTCCGGCACCGACATGCCGGCCTTCGCCGACCAGCTCGACGAGCGTCAGCGCTGGGACCTGGCGTCCTATGTGGCTAGCCTCAGCGCCGGCCAGGCGAAAGCCGACCCGGCCCATGCCTACCCGCTGGCGACGCTGTCGACCCAGACGCCCGCAGACGTCGCCGAGCATGACGGCGAAGCCGCGGCCGAGAGCTTCCGTGCCCTGCGTGCGCACCCGCCGCTGGAGCACCGCGGCCCGGCGCAGCTGATCGACTACACCGCCGCGACCCTGGACAAGAGCTTCGCCGTGTACCGCTCCGGCGATCACGACCAGGCCTACGACCTCTCCGTTGCTGCCTATCTCGAAGGCTTCGAATTGGTGGAGTCCTCGCTGGACAACGTCGACGCCGACCTGCGCAAGGCCACCGAGAAGCAACTGATGGCCTACCGTCAGGCGCTGCGTGATGGCCTGCCGGAGGCCGAGGCGGCCCAGCAGCTGGAACTGGCCAAGGCCAAGCTGGCGGACGCCGCCAAGGCCCTGAGCGGCGACTCCCTGAGCTTCTCCATCAGCTTCATCTCCGCCCTGTTGATCCTCCTGCGCGAAGGCGTGGAAGCGATCCTGGTGCTGGCGGCGATCCTCGCCTTCCTGCGCAACACCGGACAGGAGCAGGCCGTGCGTGGCGTTCACGTCGGCTGGGGTCTGGCCTTCGTCGCCGGTTTCGCCACCTGGGCGGTCGCGGCCTACGTGATCGATATCGGTGGCGCCCAGCGCGAGCTGATGGAAGGCTTCACCTCGCTGTTCGCCTGCGTGATGGTGCTCTGGCTCGGCGTGTGGATGCACGACCGCCGCCACGCCGCCGCCTGGCAGGACTACATCCGCAGCAGCCTGGTCGGTGGCGGGGGCCGCTTCGGCTTCGCGGTGCTGGCGTTCTTCTCGGTCTACCGCGAGCTGTTCGAGGTCATCCTGTTCTACGAAACCCTCTGGCTGCAGGCTGGTCCGTCGGGCCACAACGCGGTGATCGCCGGTGCGGGTACGGCCGTGGTGATTCTGATCGGCATCGCCTTCGTGATCCTGCGTGGCTCGGCGAAGTTGCCGCTGAAGCTGTTCTTCACCATCAACGCCGCGCTGCTCTGCGCCTTGTCGGTGGTGTTCGCCGGTCACGGCGTGGTCGCGCTGCAGGAAGCCGGCGTGATCGGAACCCGTCCGGTGCCGTTCTTCGACTTCGACTGGCTCGGCATCAAGGCCGACGCCTACTCGCTGTCGGCCCAGGCCCTGGCGCTGCTGGCGGTGGTCGTGCTCTACGGGCGCAGCTACTTCGCCGAGCGCCGCAAGGCCGCTCAAGTGGCCTCGTCCTGAGGCAGTAATCGAGCGACACGCGACGGCCAGTGCGATACTGGCCGTCGTGCTTTCTGGAGATTGGTTTTCCGATGCGTATCTGGATCGATGCTGACGCCTGCCCGCGCGCGGCCAAGGACCTGGTGGCGAAATTCGCCCTCAAGCGCAAGCTGGAGGTGGTGATGGTCGCCGGCCAGCCCGTGGCCAAGCCGCCGTTCGCCTGCGTCAGCCTGGTGGTGGTGCCCAGCGGGATGGACGCTGCCGATGACTACCTGGTGGAGCAGGCCGAGCCCGGCGACCTGGTGATCTGCAGCGACGTACCGCTGGCCGACCGGCTGGTGAAGAAGGGCGTCGATGCGCTGGACCCGCGTGGCCGTGAATTCGACGAGAAGAACATGGGCGAACGCCTGGCCGTGCGAAACCTGTTCACCGACCTGCGTGAGCAGGGTCAGGTGGGAGGAGGGCAGGCGCCCTACGGCGACAAGGATCGCCAGGCCTTCGCCAACAGCCTGGATCGGCTGCTGACGCGCCTGATGCGTGAGGCGGAGAGTCGCAAGAGCTGAAACGAAAACGCCCGACCGTGCCGGGCGTTTTCACGTTCGCGATAGGAGGGCTGTGCGTAGGAGCGGTCCGTGCTCCGGTCAGCCCTCACCCTAACCCTCTCCCAGGGGGAGAGGGGACCGTTCGGTGCAGGATGAATCTTTGGTGTCAGCCGGCACGGACTGCTCCCTCGCCCTCAGGAGCGGGGCGCGTAGCCAGGGCTGGGGTGAGGGGAAAGCATCGGCACGGGCTTCCCGAGAAAGACAGTCGCTCCTACGATTTCAGGCCAGCTCCAGCACCCGGTCGACCGCCTTGTTGATGCCGCTGGCGGCTTCGGCGATGGACTGCGCGAGCATGTAGGCCGGCGTGGTGACCAGCTTGTGGTCCTTGTCCTCGACGATGTCTTCCACGGCGCAATCGATGTGCTTGGCGCCCATCGCGGTCAGCGCCTGGGCGGTGCCTTCGTCGGTGCCAATGGTGCACTCCACGCCTTCACCGAAGATGCGTGCAGCCATGGCCGGAGCGATGCAGAACAGGCCGATCGGTTTTTTCGCCGCGGCGAAAGCCTTGGCCAGCGCCAGCACGTCCGGCTGCACCTGGCACTGGTCGCCCTTGAAGGCAAAGTCACTGAGGTTTTTCGCAGCGCCGAAGCCGCCGGGCACGACCAGCGCGTCGAAGTCCTCGACCCTGGCTTCGCGGATGTCCTTGATCTCGCCGCGGGCGATACGTGCGGATTCCACCAGCACGTTGCGCTTCTCGGCCACTTCCTCGCCGGTCAGGTGATTGATCACGTGGTGCTGCTCGATGTTCGGCGCGAAGCATTGCACCTGGGCGCCGCGCTGGGACAGACGCAGCAGGGTGATAACGCTTTCGTGGATCTCGGCGCCGTCGTAGACGCCACAGCCGGAGAGGATAACGGCAACTTTCTTCATGGACTGCTCCTGTTCTGGGGGCCGGGGCTGTCGCGATATGCCGCCCGGGCTGTCGCCGGCGGTCGTGGCCGGCGGCGGGCAAGGGACTAGGATCGAATTTAGGGTCTGCGGATCCTGAGGCCTTCCCATAAGCATAACGACTCGGTCGCGCCATGAACTACATCCTCTTCGCCGTACCCTTCTTTTTCCTCTTGATCGCGATCGAGTTGCTCGCCGACCGCTGGCGAGGACTGCGTACCTACCGCCTGAGCGATGCGCTGAACAGCCTCAGTGCGGGTGTCCTGTCCACCACCAGCGGGCTGCTGACCAAAGGCCTCGCGCTGGTGACCTACACCATTGCCTGGCAGCATCTCGCGCTGTTCGAGCTGTCGGCCAAAAGCCTGTGGGTCTGGGCGTTCGCCTTCGTCTTCTACGACTTCTGCTACTACTGGAACCACCGCCTGGGCCACGAGCGCAACGTGCTCTGGGCGGCGCATTCGGTGCACCACCAGAGCGAGGACTACAACCTCTCCACCGCGCTGCGGCAGACCAGTACCGGCTTCATCTTCGGCTGGATCTTCTACCTGCCGATGGCGCTGGCCGGCGTGCCGCCACTGGTGTTCCTCACGGTTGGCGCGCTGAACCTGCTGTACCAGTTCTGGGTACACACCCGGCACATCCCCAAGCTGGGCTGGTTCGAGTGGATCTTCATCACCCCGTCCAACCACCGCGTGCACCACGCGCAGAACCCGGTCTACATGGATCGCAACTACGGCGGCGTGTTCATCCTCTGGGACCGTCTGTTCGGCACCTTCCAGGAAGAGCTGGACGAGGAGCCGGTGGTATTCGGCGTGACCGTGCCGCTGGCCAGCTGGAACCCGCTGTGGGCGAACCTGCAGGTCTACGCACACCTGTGGAGCGATGCGCGCCGCGCCGGCAGCCTCTGGGACAAGCTGCGCATCTGGTTCATGCGCACTGGCTGGCGCCCGGAGGACGTCGCCCAGCGCTACCCCATGGCCAAGCCCGACCTGGCGGCCTTCCGCAAGTTCGACGTGCCGCTGACGCGCGGCCGGCAGTGGTATGCCGGGGTGCAGTTCGCCGCCTACGTGGTCGTCGGCACCTGGCTGCTGGGCGTGGGGGAGTCCTGGCAGGTATTGCCGCTGCTGATCGGCTGGGCGTGGGTGGCGTTCGGGCTCTACGCGATCGGCTGCTGGCTGGAGAATCGCGCCTGGGCGCTACGCCTGGAGTTCCTGCGGCTGTTGCTGAACGTGCCGGCCGTGATGGCGCTGGCGACCTGGGGAGGGATCGAGCTGCCGCAAGGGGCGCCCTGGGCGTTGGCTGTCTACACCCTGCTCAGCCTGATCGGGCTGCTGGGCCTGCGGCGCGCCGAGCGCCTGCCGCAGACCGCGTGAGGGTCAGTTCTTCGGCGCCTTGAAACGACGGTGCAGCCAGAACAGCAGGCCGATCACGACAAGACCGCCGAGCACCATCAGTTCGTACTTCTTGATGTTCCCCAGCACACCCTCGAGCACGCTGCCGAAGTAATAGGCGGCGCTGCCGAGGACGGTGGCCCAGACGATCGCACCGATGCCATTTAGCAGCAGGTAGCGCGCCGGCGGGTAGCCGGACAGCCCGATGGCCACCGGCATCACGGTGCGCAGGCCATAGACGAAGCGGAAGCTCAGCACCCAGAGGTCCGGGTGTTTGCGCACGTGCTCCAGCGCCTTGTCGCCCATCTGCTGCCAGCGCGGCTTGCGCGCGAGCAGCTTGCGGCCGTGGCGACGGCCGAGGAAATACCAGAGCTGGTCGCCGGCATAGCTGCCGAGGAAGGCCACGGCAACGACGTATTCCAGCTGCATGTAGCCGCGGAACGCCAGGAAGCCGGCCAGCACCAGAATGGTCTCACCCTCGAAGAACGTACCGAGAAAGAGCGCGAGGTAGCCGAAATCCTGCAGGAATTGTTGGAGCATTATCGAGGCAACGCAGCGAAATGAACGCGAAGCCTAACCCGGTTGTCGCCTGGGGGGAAGGCATCGCAGTCGGCACAACTGACCTGGGACAAGCCAGGGCGCCCGTGGAGCGGCGACATGCCCCTGCGGCAGGATGCCGCGACCATGGGTCACTGTTACCTGTTGTTACCAATCGGTCATAATTCGGGGCTATAACTGTCAGACTGTGCCTGCTGCATCAGGCCCTGGAGTACGCTGTGAGCTTCATTCCCGCCGATCGTGCCTTTCCCTTCACTCGACTGCGTCGCAACCGTCGTGACGAATTTTCCCGCCGCCTGGTGCGCGAGAACGTCCTGACCGCCAACGACCTGATCCTTCCGGTGTTCGTCCTCGACGGCAAGAATCAGCGGGAAGCGGTGCCTTCTATGCCGGGCGTGGAGCGCATGTCCATCGACCTGCTGCTCAAGGAAGCCGAAGAGCTGGTGGAGCTGGGTATCCCGGCGCTGGCGCTGTTCCCGGTGACCCCGCTGGAAAAGAAATCCCTCGATGGCGCCGAAGCCTTCAACCCCGACGGTATCGCCCAGCGCGCCACCCGTGCCCTGCGCGAGCGCTTCCCGGAGCTGGGCATCATCACCGACGTGGCCCTGGACCCGTTCACCAGCCACGGCCAGGACGGCATCCTCGATGAAGACGGCTACGTGCTGAACGACATTTCCGTCGACGTGCTGGTCAAGCAGGCGCTTTCCCACGCCGAAGCCGGCGCCCAGGTGGTCGCTCCCTCGGACATGATGGACGGCCGCATCGGCGCGATTCGCGAAGCCCTGGAGTCCACCGGCCACATCAACACCCGCATCATGGCCTACTCGGCCAAGTACGCCAGCGCCTACTACGGTCCGTTCCGCGACGCCGTCGGCTCGGCCGCCAACCTGGGCAAGGGCAACAAGGCCACCTACCAGATGGACCCGGCCAACAGCGACGAAGCGCTGCACGAGATCTACGCTGACCTCGCCGAAGGCGCCGACATGGTCATGGTCAAGCCGGGCATGCCGTATCTCGACATCGTTCGCCGGGCCAAGGACGAATTCCGCGCCCCGACCTTTGTCTACCAGGTCAGCGGCGAGTACGCGATGCACATGGCCGCGATCAACAACGGCTGGCTCAGCGAGGCGGTGATCCTCGAATCGCTGCTGGCCTTCAAACGCGCGGGCGCAGATGGCATCCTGACCTACTTCGCCAAGCGCGCGGCACAACAATTGAAAATGAAAAGCGGGGGCTGATTCCCCCGCCGAAGAGAGTAGCGATGAATACCGAAGGCATTAGCGAAACCGAAGTTATCGAAGCTGACACCACTGCTGAAGTTACCGAAGTCGTCGTGACGGAGCCCGTCGAGGCGCCGCCGGTACCCGTTGAGCCCGCGGCGCCCGCGGTCAACGTGGACGACAGTGCCCTCTACATTCATCGCGAGCTCTCGCAGCTGCAATTCAACATCCGCGTGCTGGAACAGGCGCTGGATGAGTCCTACCCGCTGCTGGAACGCCTGAAGTTCCTGCTGATCTTCTCCAGCAACCTGGACGAATTCTTCGAGATCCGCGTCGCCGGCCTGAAGAAGCAGATCACCTTCGCCCGCGAGCAGGCCGGCGCCGATGGCCTGCTGCCGCACCAGGCGCTGGCGCGCATCAGCGAGCAGGTGCACGAGCAGGTCGGTCGCCAGTACAGCATCCTCAACGACATCCTGTTGCCGGAGCTGGCCAAGCACGACATCCGCTTCATCCGCCGCCGCTACTGGACGCCGAAGATCAAGGCCTGGGTCCGTCGCTTCTTCCGCGACGAGATCGCGCCGATCATCACCCCTATCGGCCTCGACCCGACCCACCCGTTCCCGCTGCTGGTGAACAAGAGCCTGAACTTCATGGTCGAGCTCGAGGGTCTGGACGCTTTCGGCCGCGACTCCGGCCTGGCGATCATCCCGGCGCCGCGCTCGCTGCCGCGGATCATCCGCCTGCCGGAGGACGTCGCCGGCACTGGCGACAACTACGTGTTCCTCTCCTCGATGATCCACGCCCATGCCGACGACCTGTTCAATGGCATGAAGGTGAAGGGCTGCTACCAGTTCCGCCTGACCCGCAACGCCGACCTCTCGGTGGACGCCGAGGACGTTGAGGACCTGGCCCGCGCGCTGCGCGGCGAGTTGTTCTCGCGCCGCTACGGCGACGCCGTGCGCCTGGAAGTGGTGGATACCTGCCCGACGCACCTGTCGAATTACCTGCTCAAGCAGTTCGGCCTGTCCGAGAACGAGCTGTACCGCGTCAGCGGCCCGGTCAACTTGACCCGCCTGTTCAGCGTCACCGGCCTCGCCAGCCATCCGGAGCTGCAATACCCGCCGTTCACGCCGACCATTCCCAAGCTGCTGCAGAAGAAGGAAAACCTCTTCAACGTGCTGGGCAAGCTCGACGTGCTGCTGATGCACCCGTTCGAGTCCTTCACCCCGGTCGTCGACCTGCTGCGCCAGGCCGCCAAGGACCCCAGCGTGCTGGCGATCAAGCAGACGCTGTACCGTTCCGGCGCCAACTCCGAGATCGTCGACGCGCTGGTGGAAGCCGCGCGCAACGGCAAGGAAGTCACCGTGGTGATCGAGCTGCGGGCGCGCTTCGATGAAGAATCCAACCTGCAGCTGGCCAGCCGCCTGCAGCAGGCCGGCGCCGTGGTGATCTACGGCGTGGTGGGCTTCAAGACCCACGCCAAGATGATGCTGATCCTCCGTCGAGAGGACGGCGAGCTGCGCCGCTACGCGCACCTGGGCACCGGCAACTACCACGCCGGCAACGCCCGCCTGTACACCGACTA includes these proteins:
- the elbB gene encoding isoprenoid biosynthesis glyoxalase ElbB, with the translated sequence MKKVAVILSGCGVYDGAEIHESVITLLRLSQRGAQVQCFAPNIEQHHVINHLTGEEVAEKRNVLVESARIARGEIKDIREARVEDFDALVVPGGFGAAKNLSDFAFKGDQCQVQPDVLALAKAFAAAKKPIGLFCIAPAMAARIFGEGVECTIGTDEGTAQALTAMGAKHIDCAVEDIVEDKDHKLVTTPAYMLAQSIAEAASGINKAVDRVLELA
- a CDS encoding LysE family transporter; its protein translation is MLASTWFAFFIACWVISLSPGAGAIASMSCGLQYGFWRGYWNALGLQIGLALQIAIVAAGVGALLSASAVAFSAIKWFGVVYLVYLAYRQWTAAPQVMAASGERPIGRPLTLVLRGFLVNASNPKAVIFMLAVLPQFVDPHRPMAIQYVIMGATMITVDLIVMAGYTGLAARVLRALRSQRQQRVMNRTFATLFVGAAALLATVRRAPV
- the hemB gene encoding porphobilinogen synthase, which produces MSFIPADRAFPFTRLRRNRRDEFSRRLVRENVLTANDLILPVFVLDGKNQREAVPSMPGVERMSIDLLLKEAEELVELGIPALALFPVTPLEKKSLDGAEAFNPDGIAQRATRALRERFPELGIITDVALDPFTSHGQDGILDEDGYVLNDISVDVLVKQALSHAEAGAQVVAPSDMMDGRIGAIREALESTGHINTRIMAYSAKYASAYYGPFRDAVGSAANLGKGNKATYQMDPANSDEALHEIYADLAEGADMVMVKPGMPYLDIVRRAKDEFRAPTFVYQVSGEYAMHMAAINNGWLSEAVILESLLAFKRAGADGILTYFAKRAAQQLKMKSGG
- a CDS encoding cytochrome c/FTR1 family iron permease, with product MRPSKLFVWLMPLFGLFSLGAHADTAVDPAQALHLLSYLAADYPATVTDGKVVNDSEYKEQLEFVGNLHSLILTLPERAERADLERDAASLKHAIEQRQPGRQVAQQARHLEARVADIYQVVQTPAITPDPARGAEVYAQQCSICHGDAGKGDGPAGIGLEPPPANLTDRARLDQLSLYDLRNVIGLGVSGTDMPAFADQLDERQRWDLASYVASLSAGQAKADPAHAYPLATLSTQTPADVAEHDGEAAAESFRALRAHPPLEHRGPAQLIDYTAATLDKSFAVYRSGDHDQAYDLSVAAYLEGFELVESSLDNVDADLRKATEKQLMAYRQALRDGLPEAEAAQQLELAKAKLADAAKALSGDSLSFSISFISALLILLREGVEAILVLAAILAFLRNTGQEQAVRGVHVGWGLAFVAGFATWAVAAYVIDIGGAQRELMEGFTSLFACVMVLWLGVWMHDRRHAAAWQDYIRSSLVGGGGRFGFAVLAFFSVYRELFEVILFYETLWLQAGPSGHNAVIAGAGTAVVILIGIAFVILRGSAKLPLKLFFTINAALLCALSVVFAGHGVVALQEAGVIGTRPVPFFDFDWLGIKADAYSLSAQALALLAVVVLYGRSYFAERRKAAQVASS
- a CDS encoding sterol desaturase family protein, with protein sequence MNYILFAVPFFFLLIAIELLADRWRGLRTYRLSDALNSLSAGVLSTTSGLLTKGLALVTYTIAWQHLALFELSAKSLWVWAFAFVFYDFCYYWNHRLGHERNVLWAAHSVHHQSEDYNLSTALRQTSTGFIFGWIFYLPMALAGVPPLVFLTVGALNLLYQFWVHTRHIPKLGWFEWIFITPSNHRVHHAQNPVYMDRNYGGVFILWDRLFGTFQEELDEEPVVFGVTVPLASWNPLWANLQVYAHLWSDARRAGSLWDKLRIWFMRTGWRPEDVAQRYPMAKPDLAAFRKFDVPLTRGRQWYAGVQFAAYVVVGTWLLGVGESWQVLPLLIGWAWVAFGLYAIGCWLENRAWALRLEFLRLLLNVPAVMALATWGGIELPQGAPWALAVYTLLSLIGLLGLRRAERLPQTA
- the ppk1 gene encoding polyphosphate kinase 1, with translation MNTEGISETEVIEADTTAEVTEVVVTEPVEAPPVPVEPAAPAVNVDDSALYIHRELSQLQFNIRVLEQALDESYPLLERLKFLLIFSSNLDEFFEIRVAGLKKQITFAREQAGADGLLPHQALARISEQVHEQVGRQYSILNDILLPELAKHDIRFIRRRYWTPKIKAWVRRFFRDEIAPIITPIGLDPTHPFPLLVNKSLNFMVELEGLDAFGRDSGLAIIPAPRSLPRIIRLPEDVAGTGDNYVFLSSMIHAHADDLFNGMKVKGCYQFRLTRNADLSVDAEDVEDLARALRGELFSRRYGDAVRLEVVDTCPTHLSNYLLKQFGLSENELYRVSGPVNLTRLFSVTGLASHPELQYPPFTPTIPKLLQKKENLFNVLGKLDVLLMHPFESFTPVVDLLRQAAKDPSVLAIKQTLYRSGANSEIVDALVEAARNGKEVTVVIELRARFDEESNLQLASRLQQAGAVVIYGVVGFKTHAKMMLILRREDGELRRYAHLGTGNYHAGNARLYTDYSLLTADVALCEDLHKLFNQLIGMGKTLRMKKLLHAPFTLKKNLLEMINREAAQAAEGKPAHIMAKVNSLTDPKVIRALYKASQAGVKIDLVVRGMCCLRPGVPGVSHNIHVRSIIGRFLEHSRIYYFLNGGDEKLFLSSADWMERNLDMRVETCFPVEGKKLVQRVKKELESYLTDNTQAWVLQSDGSYVRQSPSGNQNARNAQATLLERLCTPVISVR
- a CDS encoding DedA family protein; translated protein: MMLQQFLQDFGYLALFLGTFFEGETILVLAGFLAFRGYMQLEYVVAVAFLGSYAGDQLWYFLGRRHGRKLLARKPRWQQMGDKALEHVRKHPDLWVLSFRFVYGLRTVMPVAIGLSGYPPARYLLLNGIGAIVWATVLGSAAYYFGSVLEGVLGNIKKYELMVLGGLVVIGLLFWLHRRFKAPKN
- a CDS encoding YaiI/YqxD family protein → MRIWIDADACPRAAKDLVAKFALKRKLEVVMVAGQPVAKPPFACVSLVVVPSGMDAADDYLVEQAEPGDLVICSDVPLADRLVKKGVDALDPRGREFDEKNMGERLAVRNLFTDLREQGQVGGGQAPYGDKDRQAFANSLDRLLTRLMREAESRKS